In one window of Mytilus trossulus isolate FHL-02 chromosome 7, PNRI_Mtr1.1.1.hap1, whole genome shotgun sequence DNA:
- the LOC134725541 gene encoding uncharacterized protein LOC134725541 isoform X2: protein MVLRFLKSSLKQTGMLRKVINNCVGSHHKRIVIIASDDSVNRQTEDRTEKSIEFLQKLSKFNKTDSQTTKTILKYNKGRLSKNDEKMEPVDNSTVFSNTDFDKFEDEYDFFS, encoded by the exons ATGGTGCTAAGGTTTCTGAAGAGTTCATTAAAACAGACGGGAATGTTAAGGAAAGTGATCAATAATTGTGTAGGTTCTCACCACAAAAGGATTGTTATTATTGCCTCAGATGACAGCG TAAACAGACAGACTGAAGATAGAACAGAAAAAAGCATAGAGTTTTTACAAAAGTTATCAAAGTTCAACAAAACAGATAGCCAAACAACTAAAACA aTTTTGAAGTACAACAAAGGAAGATTATccaaaaatgatgaaaagatGGAACCTGTAGATAACTCAACTGTATTTTCTAACACAGACTTTGACAAATTTGAAGatgaatatgattttttctcatga